A region of the Vigna unguiculata cultivar IT97K-499-35 chromosome 9, ASM411807v1, whole genome shotgun sequence genome:
TATTCATCTCCCTCATCCTCTTCACCACCACGCACAGCCCGCTCGCCATCGCCGCCTTGTACGCCGACCCCAGCCCACCGTTCCCCAGCACCTCCGCCGCCGCCTTCATCATGTCCTGCAGCCCAAACACCCCCCTCATCTCGTTCACCATCACGATGTCCCCCCTCTTGTTCTCCCTCCTGTCACTCACGCTCCCCCTCGAGCTCGGCACCTGCACCTCCACCGCCTCCTCCGCGCTGCTGCTCCTGCTCACCGGCGTGAACTCCACCCGCCGCTTCCGCGTCAAAAACAGAAACAACAACGCCGCCAACGACGCCACCATCAGCACCACGATCACCTTCCTCCCCCACCCGTTCCCGTACTCCTCGTCTCCCACGTTGCTCGCCACCGAGTACGACGTGTTGGAAGCCTCGCACACCTTCACCAACGGCTTCCCGCACAGAGCGTCGTTTCCTACGAAAGAGTCCACGGTGAACGTCGCCAGATTCTCGGGAATGGGCCCTTCCAGTTTGTTGAAGGAGAGGTCCAGCGATCTTAGCTGTTGGCGGAAGTTGGGGATTAAGCCTGCGAAGGAGTTGTACTCGAGGTGGAGCTCTTTGAGGAGGTCGAGCCGGGTCAGGGATTGCGGGATGCTGCCGGAGAAGCGGTTGCCGGAGAGCCAGAGTTTCTTGAGGGAGTTCAACGGGGCGAAAAAGTCGTTTGGGATTGTCCCGGAGAAACGATTTTGGGTTAAAAGGAGGGACTTGATTGAGCCCAGTTTGTTGAACTCCGGGATTGGCCCCGAGAAGGAGTTGTTGATGAAGCTGAGGGTTCTGAGGCCGCGAATCTCCGCCAGGGCGTCGACGTCGATTGGTCCCGAGAGGCCCAAGTCGGAGAGGTGAAGGCCCGTTATGACTCCGTTGAAGCAGACAACGCCTAGCCAGGTGCCGGAGCAAGGCGAGACGTTGGGGATCCATGAGGAGAGAGAGCGATCGGCGTTGACAAGGGACTGCTTGAGACGGAGGAGGGATTCGGTTTCGGTTGAAGAAGAGAGAGCGAAGAAGAGgtggaagaagaggaggaggaagtggtggtagtggtggtggtggaggcgAACAGCGGCCATTGGGTGGTTGTCGGAATAATGGACCGCTGCCCGCAGAGATTAAGGTTGTTTGTTTTTTGTGAGGGGGGTTGGTTTTGGGAAGGGAAAGTGAGGCGGGGTGTCATGTTGGAGGTTGGGTTAGTGTGGTTTTGGTGTTTGGGTGTGAGAGaggagagaagagagaagagagggAGATGAGTGATGATGGTGTGTTTTTGCCAGAAATGCCGTCGGAGATTCTAAGAATAGATGGAGGTTGCACTGGACATGGTGCTCCTCTGGTTCCTTCCGATATGTTTGGACTTCCTATACTATTGGTTTTCGGCATGGAAACTCTAAACTTGCCACATATTTTTTTCACTACACCTTTTTTCAATACTTTagtatctataattatatattttttaaaaatttaacataatatttaaaaacaaccactcgcttattaaaaaaaaaaaggatttctAACACATCTTGGATGAAATTTACCATTTATAACACTTCCTAACTTCAATctctattttacattttttttgtgtgacaatatttgtgttttattcCTGTAATTTTAATTGAGGTTTGAATTTAGATACTTAACTATAGGATTCTTAGCTTTTCATTTTGTATCAACTTGTCTAAATCATCATTTAAGgaagaaattaattatcattcaaGGATGAAATTAAGAATGCATTTCGCGGTTTGGTTCAATTTAAAAACTCAATCAAATCaatcataaattttatgaattttaagtttttctcagtttaaattttatttatgattgtCTAAATCATCATTTAGGGACAACGTTAATTTAAATCATATGAAATTAGGTTTGgttataagtttaaatataaaaaaaaatcaagcataactatttttttttatttgattggtatcaattttgcaattttatttataattttttatcagaCATATATATTTTGTCTTATCATTCTAATATGAGAATCTaatgttatataataatttccttttatatttcaatataattaaaaactaattctaCTCAATTCTATGTATATTATTAAagagtttataatttatttacacaCATTAacactttctttctttctttttttatttgaaatggttaaaatgaaatataaaagtaCAATATGTGATACAACGTAAGACAACcaaaattttcatcaaattcaaaatataaatattaaaaaaaaaatctccgtattatttatttttcggtaatattttactttgttttaacattttttttctaataaggATCATTTCATTCATATGTTTCTACTCACGTATTTATAaacataaactaaattaaacattaaactTTCTTATTGTATGATATTTCTCATACAAGATAATAAGTAGAGTAATAACtaatataacaatatttaaataactaatttaatttagttaggAAAAATCACTTTCTTTAAAAGAATCAAGACTTGGTGTCAATTGTAAAGttcacatttataaaaaaaaaaagtacatattTAAAAACTGATATTGTAATACCATATGTTCATCCAGATCCATATCCTCTTTTCTTCaaactatatataataatagcTCTACCGCGTGAAAGCCTGCATTTTGAAGGGAAacaaaattcacaatatttataaaatacttacgaaattgtattttaagtttttttgaGGAAATTaatgaaggaagaaaaaattACCGAGAAAACGTTGCAGTGACCAGGGTCAGCAAGGTGAgccatcaaattctcaacaggATCTGCTCCAACGTAAATAGCTTGAAACCAGAACCCTACAAATGCCAACATTGCAAGTCTTCCATTCTTTATCTCCTTCGTCCTCAACACCATCACTGGTTCAGGTGACCCACGACCCCAGTCCATCGGGTCAAACCACAGCCCACCCGGGTACCCGACATCGGGCGTCGGGTTCGTGATGTGAGGCACTTTGGGCTCAATGTCAACGCATCCCGGGTTAAGCATGTCGGCCCATCTTCGACCCTCAACCCAGCCCATCAGGCCCATTTGCACCACGAACAGCGTTGTGTTGTCCGTGAAGTACTCTCGCGCACCGGCATCGTACCAGTTGAAGTTCTCGACATAACCAAGTCTTTCGAGCAGCTCCGGAACCAGAATTCCAAACACTGCAAGCATCGCCCATCTTCCATGCACTAGTTCTGCTTGAGCGAACCACTTTAGCAACTCTGGATCAGACCCTGACCagacaaaaacataaaacaacatgGGTTTCGGTTAAACACAACGCAACATTGTACAGAAGTAAAACTAacgtgtgtagtgtatatatacCTAATCCAAGAGGGTCAAAACCGAAATCACCGGGAAGACTGCAGCAGACAGAAAATTGAAGCAATTAAGCCAAATTCTATTTATTACAAATCAGAAACTTTTGTACACAAACCTGCCATCAAGCCACTCGGGAGGTGAACTACCGGGGAACCACAGTGGTCTATCTGGAGGAAGTGGCTCACACACGGCTGAGACTCCTTTTGTTGCATTTGTCGTTGTTCTTCTGCTCAAACCTAGCCATGTCCCTGTTCTTTCGGCCAAATTAACCTTTTGACGTATTTCTCTGCATCCGCAGAAAATAATGAAACGGTTAGGAGCAACACAACAGCAATAGAATGGTGGTTGAAGTGGTTGAGCCAGCACCTGTTTGGAAGACTTGACAATGCGGTGGAGGAAACTGCTAAAGCCATGAATGAGATGAGAGAAAGTGTTGTGTGGAATGGAAAAATGCAATAGAAGGGTCACGTTTGTGTTTTCTCTGCCTTTATCTGCTATATCCAGATGATGGATAAAATATGAAACGAGGGCCAATGGTATATGAAACCCACACGTGGCACGTATATAAGAGTCCATGGAAAGATAGATAATTGTATAGTATGGCCTACTGTCGGACCAAGGACCATCGGTCAAGCGGATCAAGGACCATCGGTCAGGTGGACCTTCATTTATGAAGACAATCGACAGGACGCACGACCTATCGGTCGACCACACCAAAACCTGGatcaataatcaagtttaaaacaCAATTGGGTCATGATTAAGAAACTCTAATCACAGGCCCAaaccaaaaactataaataaaagcCCAGGGTAGGTTGGTAAACACCTTCAACTCGCATTTTATTACAGCATATACTGCTACCTACCGATCGGTCTtaaactgacttaagcatcggagccttttagacaggtaccccgatcgccCGACCAGCCGAACGGGAGGAGAGCCGAGCTACGGAGGGAAATGTAGGACCTGGATGTTAACTGTGGGCGGATCCGAGAAGAGCTTGACTGGACGACCGAGCGGCAAGAGAAAGAATTGTATAAACTCGTTAAGGAGGACGTCAAACAAGAGGAGAAAAAAGGTAATTTAAGTGTTGATTGTAGGTGCTTGATCCCTACACccgaaaaataataataaaagtatatttttgaagacaaaatatttcattttttaaattcatattttctacaaaaaaatgttggttaaataattttaaaagttaatgtaTCTATTTAAGATATTAACCCGCAAATTCGAGTTCAGAACAGGGCACAATCTGCTTGCATTAATTTGCCGGACACTTATTCCTATTCTaacaaaattactttttagGGCAGAAATAATACAGTTGTTGCATTGATCGGTCAAACCTATCGAATATCATTATTGAACCTTGTCCTCGAGATCTGGGTGGAGTGTTGGGCTTAACGTGGATAGAGCAAAGAAAGGTATTTCGGCTGAGGGAATTTTTTCCTCCACCCTATGTTTTTCTCTTGCACTcgatttttaaattaagtaactTTATATGTATGGAAAATGAGTATAAATTATAGAACTTACAAGTTACAGGTGAAATAGGTTCATTAAGTATTTAAAGATAGTTTCTCCAAAATACATAATACAATAGTATTTAGTACAATTATTTGTTTAAGGATAGCATATTGTTGTACAATAGTATTTTCACTTATTCTGGGTGTGATAAATATAAGTTATTGTTTCTGTTATAGTTCTGTGGTATTGTGTGCAGGTGTGTATGTGTAGGaagaacaaaacaaacaaaattatttaaaaaataaaaaatacctacATTAGGTATCAATTATAACCAAAATAATCTATGCCAAAATATTTTTCTGCATGGATGAATCTAAtggtatataattattttgtgtttaaattataattttatattgtacaatttattatacaaatttgaaaaataatatgaaatgcAAACTACATTTTAGATTACGGAATTcgtaattcaaaattatattttagattttacaaTTCATAATGCAAATTTACAAGACAATTCATAATCTAAAATACATTACGGATTGTACAATTTATAATGTAAATTTTGAAGACAACACgagtagagatgtcaaaaaaatctttacttgtGGATATTCGCGCATAAAACCTGTAACAGAtaagaaatgaatattgaaaatggaTACCCACGGataacgggtacgagtatcaaagtatccgtacccgtgatACTCATACCTGCTacactctaatttaaattaaaaataattattaaaacattaacacattgattttgaataggttattttttatcaattggttttaaaaaatcttcatttatttgtaaatcgtcattcaacactatctaaatgagttatttttactttgtttgaaatttataaaggttatacattgtatttttatttaaatttatggttaaatttttttattaaatattaaaaaaaatttacaaataccTGCGGGTATCCATGAATATCCTTGGATATTAGCAAAATATGCAGTACCCGCAAAATGGATACCCATACGaatatggatacgggtacgaGGTGGATATTTGTTCAATGGGTAAAGTACGGAGGAATTACTATTCGTACCCTACCCAcctcgttgacatccctaaacaCGAGGatgcaaagtttttaataaGGAATATCTAAGTCATTTCATTAATActatggaggtgcaggaagaaaacatCGAGGTGCAACAAGAAATTTCCTAGGCTAATTTTAGTGTGGAAATATGTTTTTCCAAGGAATTAATCTTAGAAACTGATGCATCGGGGCAAGTATAGGTATAGTTTTGAGTCAAGAACAATACCTTATAGCTTTCTTTGAAGacgttattattttttgttttagaataaTATCTTGGTGGTTACCAAGATGTCCTAGTCTTTAGGAATTTTTCCTCTATTTCTGTTATTTTGTCACCACTAGCCTATGTTTACGCTAAGTGGATTCTTGCATTTTTTATTCAGTGTTTATTTAAACTGTGCTGCACATCAATAATAAGTAAGTCATTTGTTATCTGCGTTATTTACATATCAGTGTTAACAATTCGGTATCAAGAGCCTCCATTGGGCCTGATACATCAACATCAAAGTAGCAATCTTTGAGTTTTCGTTTACAGCAAAACAACATGACTTCAGAAGGAAGCTTTGTACAACCCGCTATTCCTAGCTTTGACGGTCACTATGACCATTGGAGCATGTTGATGGAGAACTTTCTACACTCTAAGGAGTATTGGGAGTTGATTGATCCCGGTTATGTTACAGTAACAGACAATATAACACATACCGAAGCCCAACAGAAGAAGATTGATGTGATGAAATTGAAAGATATGGAGGTAAAAAATTACCTCTTTCAAGCAATTGATCGCACAGTTCTAGACACCATTCTAGCAAAAAACACTTCCAAAGAAATATAGGATgctatgaaaaagaaatatgttgGAAATGCAAGGGTTAAAAGGTCTCATCTTCAAGCTCTCCGCAGAGAATTTGAAGTTTTGGAGATGCAATTTGGTACCGTGACAAAGTATTTTTCTAGGGTTATGATAATGGCCAATAAAATGCGGACATATGGAGAGAACATGCTTGATGTCAAGGTGGTTGAAAAAATTCTTCGTTCTCTAAGGgagaaatttgattatattgtGTGTTCTATTGAAGAGTCCAAGAACATCGATGATCTTTCCATTGATGCGCTACAAAGCTCATTAGTGGTACACgaacaaaaatttcaaagacagaATAATGAGGAATAGGCACTGCAAGTTGCTGAAGGGAGTCGACCGAGGAAGATGAAGAGCTCAAAGAAGAGGTCGAGGTCGTGGTCGTGGTTATTTTAACAAAAGCAACTGTTGAATGTTATCAATGCCATCAACTCGGCCATTTTAGCTATGAATGCCCTCGGAACAAAGAAGCTAGCCATGTCGAGACTATCGAGGAAGAAAAACTGCTATTAATGGCATATGAAGAGTCATTTGAGTTTAAAAGGAAAGAAGCATGGTTCCTTGATTCAGGATGTTTAAATAACATGTGCGGTGATTCAACTCTATTTCACGACCTTGATGAAACTTTTCGTCATTCCGTGAAATTGGGCAACAACACAAAgatgaacgtgatgggaaaaggGAGCATAAGGTTGTCGTTAGGTAGAGTAAATCTAATAATCACTGAAGTATATTATATTCCAGAGTTGAGAAACAACCTCTTAAATATGGGGCAACTCCAAGAGAAAGGCTTGGCCATTCTAATCAAGGAACGGAAGTGCAAGATTTTTCATCCAGAAAAGGGTCTGATCATTCAAACCAATATGAGTGCCAATAGGATGTTTTTCTCGTTGCCTTTGTCGTCAGTTAATCAATGCTTTCAAATAATCACCGAAGATTTATCACATCTTTGGCAAACAAGATATGGCCATCTGAGTTACAGTGGCTTGAGAACACTACTCAGTAAGAACATGGTACGTGgctgataatgttaatttttaccattattcaagctatatttcattagcaaaatcatctcttccaaagcttttaacccacttaatcctcaattttactttacttttgtaaataaatacattttgggttacattcatctaaatataccactaatccccatttttgtgtcctttttgtagatgggaagctttgttccaaCAATCTAGACTAATGAGTGACCCGAAATAGCaaggagaagaaggaaaatgtcaacaggaagtgTCAAGCGACACAATGCCAGCGCCAGACGCAAGATGCAGCCAGCACCTGGCGGCAGAATGAAGGCTCCAGGCGACAGAGTGGCTCACCGCTTGGCGGCACCTGTACACCGCCAGACGGTAGATGCAGAGGTTAGCCATTGTTTTTTCGCTAGCGCCTGGCGATGAGAggcttccgccaggcgccagttTTCGCTGATATGGCAAGTTGGCCTTTTTCTTCTGCTTTCGCGAGGGGAAACTCATCTTGGACACTTTGGAGCTCGAGCAACGCAATTTGGAGCACTTGGAGGGCTGCTAGGGCTAGTGGGAACTACcctttcttcctctttgtatctccttCCTCTTCCATTTCCgttttgtaagcttgagctctccatgacaatggagagctaaacccatttttgttggggttagatgtagccactgaactttcatgtatttttgaatgatttgaatatataaatgcttcttccattgattgctagtatctttgtttatgtGCTTAAAACTTGCTTTGTTTTGActattcattgcatgatatttggatcattaggtattggaaaatatctcttaaaacctagaattggaacaagatacctaatggaacttgtatctaggaatggaacttgacccattagttgtcttaaaccctaatttgtaaagcggatttgtttatttagggattcaaggaattgactctaaataaggaaacctaggctcattcaactaaggaATTAGAATTTGAGtagacttgtgggttgacattagtaattaatggagaagagttttattgcttaatatacatgagagtgaagtaggtgaagtctaactccaacaatatcaatccattgcatttctagtctttaccattttctagagtctttaaatatccaagttcaattttCCTTGTTTATGAAAGATTTACTTTCTTACATACAAAACCCAAATTATGAATtcattcattagtttaaattagtcactaattaagcaaatatttagtatacacgagtctcttgggaaacgatatttTGGTCTTACTGGTTACTACTTgtgcgacttggtacacttgccaaagtcttaacagtGGCCTCCCTCACCTTCCTCTATTAACTGAAATCTGCACTGATTGTATCAAAGGGAAGCAATATTGCGATCGTATTCCCAAGCAGAGTAATTGGAGAGCAACTCAGAAGCTGGAATTTATTCATGCAGACATATGTGGTCCCATCACTCCCATATCTAATAGCAACAAAAGGTATATTCTACTATTTATTGATGATTACAATAGAAAAGCATGGGTGTATTTTTTGGTAGAAAAATCAGAAACATTGCACTCTTTCAAATGCTTCAAGATTATGGTTGAAAAGGAGGCCGAAATATCAATTCAAATGAATTCAATGAATTCTGCAAAGAGCATAGGATAAAGAGGCAATTAACTACTGCCTtcactccacaacaaaatgttGTTGCTGAAAGGAAGAATAGAACAATGATGAATATGGTTCGGTCCATGTTATCAGGTAAAAGCATTCCTAAGTCTTTCTGGCCAGAGGCAGTAAACTAGactatttatcttttaaacagGTGTCCTACGCTGGTTGTGAAAGATGTTACAGTTGAGAAAGCATGGAGTGGTGTGaaatgtaacgtcctagccggaaattactttttaaaataaatatgtcacAGCCTCATTTATTAAGCGCGATTTCCCAAAACATGcgggaaaaaaaatttaagtatcGATGTTCAACGCgctaacataaataaaaatagtcgTAAAATGCGTAATACGATTAAGATTGTTTGTACAATTATTACAAAGAAAAACCATGGTCCAACATGAAAACTGGTGATAACAAAATCGCTGGAAGATCCCCACTCTGTCTCTACGTACCTGCCTGCTCACCTGcattatcatctgctcccatgtaacaagttacatgatcatcgccacacacacacagatagggtgagctcatttaaataaaaccaaacacataaaatattaaatacaacatcGCAACCTTAAAACCCCGAGTTAGTATTCTTCTCCCTTGTTCCTTACTTCTCCACTTCCAATACTTTCTTTAtacgtctatcatttctataccctttaggtgagaacgatgatcgatctttgttgcacgagtgtctactcgcccctccgactataggccaccacctgatagtccacacgtgggaataacatTGCCACACCATCTCActgtgacaccaagtggagttccccgaAACAAACATGAAGTTTGTAGCTGTTCCAGACTACCAAAGCTCTATCAGAATCactctgaagagggcaatcacccgaacctctctgtacgagccacaactcgcacactccactggacttcctaaaccaccgggctacaacctagagtggtcacatgttaccccaatacaagattacactcgtaactgggcccctagccaaagcatcgcatcatgaacatcccctaaagctgtgtagaacCTTTCCTCACGCACCATCACTGAACCAAAACCGTTTGGCGCGCATCCCACGTCGCCAGGCACACACCAGGTTCAGACCACCTGATGGGCATCACACACCACCAGGCGCCACGCGCCTGCAGCATCATCACTGCATCGTCACCGCCGGGCGGACTCCACCTTGCCGCCACCGCCTAACGCACCTACctgcaccgccaggcgccactgcACCTTCAGGACCTCTGCTATACcataccgcctggcggaactacccctaccgccaggcgccatgcgtcaacagtggccactgccactgatTTGTATTCCGTCCGCTTGGCGGCTCGCTCTCGCCGCcaagcgccataccagtagcgcaatgctactgaCTTTGGCACTTAAAACATATCCCAATGGATCTTAAATCATACCACACACAACTTATAAAACAATTTGGACACACCAAGCATAGTTCTATTTCTAGAATATCATACACACCTTTTTAATCAAGTAAATTGTAATTACCAATGTTGCACACACTTCTCCAAAATCACACAAACAATGTAGCAAATTAACTACAACATCCCATAAACATAATCTTCATATATCCCTACATGTTAATAAACTGAATTGCACTTGGCACTCTTCTCATTTATTAGCATACCATTTCATATAAATCTATCTCACCCTTTCTACCATATTAACATACCTTCTGAATCTAACTTACCACATACACCCAAATGTTCAAAGATCACTGCTATCTATATCACACCACCCACTTTCATTTAATTCAGTCTCCCTTAGTCTTATTTAAGTCAAATTATCCTTACCTGTTAAATTTTTGAATCTTACACATATAGTTTGTCCATTAAGTACCCAAGGACACAGAGCccaaacaaaaatacataaatcCACTAACTGGCaggccgcctggcggcagttcatgcgCCGCCAGGCAGTGCATACACTTCTGGAAACTTCCCAGGTTTTTCCCGCACTGAACCACACCCCAAACCTTCCAATCCCAGTTTTCCCCCTCGTACAGACATATTTTTCCATCAAAGTATCATTCAGAATTCATATATCACCCACAGTAGCATCAATTCTGCAAAACCAACCTACCATCATTGACAAAATTCATGTTTATCTATCACTGATTCCATCATAAACCCTAACCCCCGATTCCAACTTCAAGGTCATACAATTTCCGCCAAATTCATAATTTTCGATCGTAATTCAGGGTAATAATAATATACGTGCAATAAACTTCAATC
Encoded here:
- the LOC114162805 gene encoding pollen receptor-like kinase 3 — encoded protein: MAAVRLHHHHYHHFLLLFFHLFFALSSSTETESLLRLKQSLVNADRSLSSWIPNVSPCSGTWLGVVCFNGVITGLHLSDLGLSGPIDVDALAEIRGLRTLSFINNSFSGPIPEFNKLGSIKSLLLTQNRFSGTIPNDFFAPLNSLKKLWLSGNRFSGSIPQSLTRLDLLKELHLEYNSFAGLIPNFRQQLRSLDLSFNKLEGPIPENLATFTVDSFVGNDALCGKPLVKVCEASNTSYSVASNVGDEEYGNGWGRKVIVVLMVASLAALLFLFLTRKRRVEFTPVSRSSSAEEAVEVQVPSSRGSVSDRRENKRGDIVMVNEMRGVFGLQDMMKAAAEVLGNGGLGSAYKAAMASGLCVVVKRMREMNKIGKEVFDAEMRQFGRIRHRNIITPLAYHYRREEKLLITEYMPKGSLFYVLHGDRGLSHSELTWPIRLKIVKGIARGLGFLYTEFSTYDLPHGNLKSCNVLLSDDYEPLLSDYAFQPLVNPNVAVQALFAFKTPDFVQNQKVSQKTDVYCLGIIILEVIAGKFPAQYHSNGKGGTDVVQWAHSAVSEGTEAEMIDPELSSNDTNSRNQMVKLLRIGVACTENDPDQRPKMKEAIRRIEEVQV
- the LOC114162936 gene encoding photosystem I chlorophyll a/b-binding protein 6, chloroplastic, which encodes MALAVSSTALSSLPNREIRQKVNLAERTGTWLGLSRRTTTNATKGVSAVCEPLPPDRPLWFPGSSPPEWLDGSLPGDFGFDPLGLGSDPELLKWFAQAELVHGRWAMLAVFGILVPELLERLGYVENFNWYDAGAREYFTDNTTLFVVQMGLMGWVEGRRWADMLNPGCVDIEPKVPHITNPTPDVGYPGGLWFDPMDWGRGSPEPVMVLRTKEIKNGRLAMLAFVGFWFQAIYVGADPVENLMAHLADPGHCNVFSAFTR